From the Tripterygium wilfordii isolate XIE 37 chromosome 6, ASM1340144v1, whole genome shotgun sequence genome, one window contains:
- the LOC120000639 gene encoding transcription factor bHLH168-like — MRVLYSNLSSLIAPNSSQASVPELLDRATDYIKGLDSRVKQLHQTKQAILTGEDVSITSDQYQLLDANVASSSSSRSVPIVDVGAFESTLEVNLICGPDDMFKLTEVIRVLEEEGAVIITSTCHKEGDRVFYTIYSQAIIPRIGIDASRVHERLKMLFS, encoded by the exons ATGAGGGTTCTTTACTCCAATCTCTCCTCACTCATTGCTCCCAACTCTTCTCag GCGTCGGTACCGGAGTTGCTGGACAGGGCCACGGATTACATAAAGGGCTTGGATTCGAGAGTTAAACAACTACACCAAACAAAACAAGCAATTTTGACAGGTGAAGATGTTTCCATAACAAGTGATCAATATCAATTATTGGATGCAAACGTTGcgtcatcgtcatcatcaagATCGGTACCCATCGTTGACGTTGGAGCATTTGAGTCTACTTTGGAAGTGAACTTGATTTGTGGTCCAGATGACATGTTTAAGTTGACTGAAGTTATTAGGGTTCTTGAGGAAGAAGGAGCAGTCATCATCACTTCTACATGCCACAAAGAGGGTGACAGGGTTTTCTATACCATCTATTCACAG GCAATAATCCCTAGAATTGGTATAGACGCTTCAAGAGTACATGAGAGGTTGAAGATGTTGTTTTCTTGA
- the LOC119999400 gene encoding transcription factor bHLH168-like, which translates to MHMRVLYSNLSSLIAPNSSQVPVPELVDRATDYIKGLDSRVKQLHQTKEAILTGEDVSITSDQNHLLDANVASSSSSRSVPIVEVGAFESTLEVNLICGSENMFKLTEVIRVLEEEGAVVITSACHKEGDRVFYTIYSQAKIPRIGIDTSRVHERLKMLFS; encoded by the exons ATGCACATGAGGGTTCTTTACTCCAATCTCTCCTCACTCATTGCTCCCAACTCTTCTCag GTGCCGGTGCCTGAGTTGGTGGACAGGGCCACGGATTACATAAAGGGCTTGGATTCGAGAGTTAAACAACTACACCAAACAAAAGAAGCAATTTTGACAGGCGAAGATGTTTCCATAACAAGTGATCAAAATCATTTATTGGATGCAAATGTTGCGTCATCGTCATCGTCAAGATCAGTACCCATCGTTGAAGTTGGAGCATTTGAGTCTACTTTGGAAGTGAACTTGATTTGTGGTTCAGAGAACATGTTTAAGTTGACTGAAGTTATTAGGGTTCTTGAGGAAGAAGGAGCAGTAGTCATCACTTCTGCGTGCCACAAAGAGGGTGACAGGGTTTTCTATACCATCTATTCACAG GCTAAAATCCCTAGAATTGGTATAGACACTTCAAGAGTACATGAGAGGTTGAAGATGTTGTTTTCTTGA